Proteins encoded within one genomic window of Halocatena marina:
- a CDS encoding DUF5784 family protein, translating into MAGPLRFRLSFDSWSLRRVRRDLLEPLESSLGATLGQTRNGVPGAFEGCRFDMNNGDFALFAWRTDEGKPHVAYWLGNTKTPEALWRTDKVGFETAPTELVQWAHRELLADLYEQDPWLEAYQHLSWFFLPVFHSKDGRDSTRAFFQEHAAGFPDAGHDEALRFYNDFLRTGVLDSNRETMAGKVGTSSQIDLVRMSAAMSEFTVAKLLHESGYAFVPEIELDSGYALDFRVDLANADPVLVEVTRPRPPTRRVVDTPTAALKQTAAAKTDNQLDAHPNALLLVDCSSFRDDEWNAIKGEQPRVAHNPAIVFRARPNGSVEGYAVGTPPIDLGGSIRWV; encoded by the coding sequence GTGGCGGGTCCGCTGCGGTTTCGATTGTCGTTCGATTCTTGGTCTCTGAGACGTGTTCGGCGCGATCTTCTCGAACCCCTCGAATCATCTCTCGGTGCAACCCTTGGCCAGACGCGCAACGGCGTTCCAGGAGCGTTCGAGGGATGTCGATTCGATATGAACAACGGTGATTTTGCGTTGTTCGCGTGGCGAACCGACGAGGGAAAACCTCACGTAGCGTACTGGCTCGGGAACACGAAGACACCAGAAGCACTCTGGCGCACAGACAAGGTCGGATTCGAGACAGCCCCCACGGAACTCGTACAATGGGCCCACCGTGAACTCCTCGCGGACTTATACGAACAGGACCCGTGGCTCGAAGCGTATCAACATCTCAGCTGGTTTTTCCTCCCCGTCTTTCACTCGAAAGACGGACGAGACAGCACACGGGCGTTCTTCCAAGAGCACGCTGCTGGCTTTCCCGACGCTGGACACGATGAGGCGTTGCGCTTCTACAACGATTTCCTTCGAACCGGCGTGCTCGATTCAAACCGTGAGACAATGGCAGGAAAAGTTGGAACAAGTTCGCAGATTGACCTCGTTCGAATGAGCGCAGCGATGAGCGAGTTCACTGTTGCGAAGCTCCTCCACGAGTCGGGGTACGCATTCGTCCCTGAGATCGAACTCGACAGCGGCTACGCGCTTGATTTTCGAGTTGATCTCGCCAACGCAGATCCGGTCCTCGTCGAAGTTACCCGCCCTCGCCCACCGACGCGACGGGTAGTAGATACGCCTACCGCTGCACTCAAACAGACAGCAGCAGCCAAAACCGACAACCAACTCGATGCGCACCCCAACGCGCTGTTGCTCGTCGATTGTTCTTCTTTCCGTGATGATGAGTGGAACGCTATCAAAGGCGAACAACCACGCGTTGCACACAATCCCGCGATCGTCTTCCGGGCACGACCAAACGGATCAGTCGAAGGCTACGCTGTCGGTACTCCGCCGATCGATCTCGGCGGATCGATTCGGTGGGTGTGA
- a CDS encoding DUF5786 family protein yields MSMGAFDEDEYERREAKNGTVDADFDDERVKYRGTLTYDSGDSTDALIDQFKQIKSK; encoded by the coding sequence ATGTCAATGGGTGCCTTTGACGAGGACGAGTACGAACGTCGTGAAGCGAAAAACGGTACCGTCGATGCGGATTTCGACGACGAACGGGTGAAGTACCGTGGAACACTCACGTATGACTCCGGTGACTCCACCGATGCACTGATCGATCAGTTCAAACAAATCAAGTCGAAATAG
- a CDS encoding NAD(P)H-binding protein, producing the protein MRILVTGATGFVGSHLIPALLEAGHDVVALVRNRDRYSGPASVTVKQGDLLEPGSFEHALSGVDAGYYLVHSMHSGPSFEERDRRAARNFARAASESDIERVIYLGGLGANGDRLSRHLRSRREVERILDSGTYDLTTLRAAIIIGSGSMSYELIRQLTERFPIMVVSTWIQTPCQPISIDDAVEYLTRVLSVPETADDTFEIGGPDVLTYREIVMRIARATSGRQPLVVTVPIHSLRLSTYWVDMVTDIPSSVAKPLLCGVRTPVVVTDTRIRSLIPTELTPFEEAVIQTLDRSYTRASSET; encoded by the coding sequence ATGCGCATACTCGTCACGGGTGCGACTGGTTTTGTCGGCAGTCATCTCATTCCAGCGTTGCTTGAGGCGGGACACGACGTCGTTGCACTTGTCCGCAATCGAGACCGATACAGCGGTCCCGCAAGCGTCACAGTAAAGCAGGGTGATCTGCTCGAACCGGGAAGCTTCGAGCATGCCCTTTCCGGAGTTGATGCGGGGTATTATCTCGTTCACTCTATGCATTCGGGCCCCTCGTTCGAGGAACGTGATCGTCGAGCAGCGCGCAACTTCGCCCGTGCGGCAAGCGAGTCGGATATCGAGCGTGTCATCTATCTCGGTGGACTTGGCGCGAATGGCGATCGGCTGTCGAGACACCTCCGCTCGCGTCGAGAAGTCGAGCGTATCCTCGACTCGGGCACGTACGATCTGACGACACTCCGGGCAGCGATCATCATTGGTAGTGGGAGCATGAGCTACGAACTCATCCGGCAGCTTACAGAACGGTTTCCGATCATGGTTGTTTCGACGTGGATTCAGACGCCATGTCAGCCGATCTCCATTGATGACGCTGTCGAATATCTTACGAGAGTGCTTTCGGTGCCGGAAACCGCAGACGACACGTTCGAGATCGGTGGTCCGGACGTACTGACATACCGTGAGATTGTCATGCGGATTGCGCGCGCTACCAGTGGACGACAACCGCTCGTTGTTACGGTTCCGATTCACTCGCTGCGTCTGTCTACTTACTGGGTGGATATGGTGACGGATATCCCGTCCAGTGTTGCGAAACCACTGCTCTGTGGAGTGAGAACGCCGGTCGTGGTAACAGATACCCGCATCAGATCGCTCATCCCAACTGAACTAACGCCGTTTGAAGAGGCGGTGATACAAACACTCGATAGGAGCTATACGCGCGCGAGTAGTGAAACATGA
- a CDS encoding helicase C-terminal domain-containing protein yields MNPTRIENEFPAATYRGAQEQALSDIRAAFEAGNDIVLVRAPTGSGKSLLSRAIAGCARRPGEARPEQPTGAYYTTPQVSQLDDVASDPLLEDLSVINGKSNYSCILPGETTTPVDRAPCARETGFDCPVRHRCPYFSDRDLAASRQIAAMTLAYFMQTAGSEVFGQRDVVVIDEAHGLTEWAEMYATIELGPKTVPVWERTPAPKIADVEDAAEYAETLASVCDRRRHELQREPEISAEETAVRDRLSELVRDLTWFVTDARDAESATTWVTDQHGGAKSPVTIKPMNPERYLTHTVWDRASTFALLSATILNKDAFCRGTGLDPDRVALVDVEHTFPVENRPLYDVTQGKMTYEQRDETLPKVARLLVRLMSHHPDEKGIVHCHSYTIQERLADLLSESGVDSRVRTHDRQNRDAVLSSWKRDDSTVFLSVKMEEALDLKDDLARWQVLCKAPFPNTRDSRVAQRLKEGLWGWYYRSALRTVIQACGRVVRSPQDYGATYLADSSLLDLFERARHDVPPWFKAQIDRMTTPTLPAFDPQAAVTDTESTQRQPQSIDDHPLGDVWNG; encoded by the coding sequence GTGAATCCAACGCGCATCGAGAACGAATTCCCGGCCGCCACGTATCGCGGCGCACAGGAACAGGCCCTCTCTGACATTCGAGCAGCCTTCGAGGCTGGTAACGACATCGTGCTCGTGCGTGCTCCAACAGGGAGTGGAAAGTCGCTTCTCTCTCGTGCAATTGCTGGCTGCGCTCGTCGTCCGGGTGAAGCACGTCCGGAACAACCGACTGGTGCCTACTACACCACACCGCAAGTTTCACAGCTGGACGATGTCGCTAGTGATCCACTTCTCGAAGATCTGAGTGTGATCAATGGAAAAAGCAACTACTCGTGTATTCTTCCCGGTGAGACGACGACGCCCGTCGATCGCGCCCCGTGTGCTCGTGAGACCGGGTTCGATTGTCCCGTCAGACACCGTTGTCCGTATTTCTCAGATCGGGACCTCGCGGCGAGTCGTCAGATCGCTGCAATGACACTCGCGTACTTCATGCAAACTGCCGGCTCGGAGGTGTTTGGTCAGCGCGATGTTGTCGTCATCGACGAGGCACACGGACTCACCGAGTGGGCAGAGATGTACGCCACCATCGAACTTGGTCCCAAGACGGTTCCCGTCTGGGAGCGAACGCCAGCACCGAAAATCGCGGACGTGGAAGACGCTGCCGAGTATGCGGAGACGCTCGCTTCAGTCTGTGATCGTCGTCGACACGAACTACAACGCGAGCCTGAGATCAGTGCGGAGGAAACCGCCGTGCGCGATCGGTTGAGCGAACTCGTTCGGGATCTCACGTGGTTCGTCACCGATGCCCGCGACGCGGAGAGCGCAACCACGTGGGTCACAGATCAGCACGGTGGTGCAAAATCACCAGTGACGATCAAGCCGATGAATCCCGAACGATATCTCACGCATACGGTCTGGGATCGTGCTTCGACGTTCGCGCTCCTCTCTGCGACCATTCTGAACAAAGATGCCTTCTGTCGTGGGACGGGACTCGATCCGGACCGCGTAGCGCTCGTCGATGTCGAGCACACGTTCCCGGTCGAAAATCGTCCATTGTACGACGTGACACAGGGTAAGATGACCTACGAACAGCGTGATGAGACGCTTCCGAAGGTCGCCCGACTCCTCGTTCGTCTCATGAGTCACCATCCAGACGAGAAAGGTATCGTTCACTGTCACTCGTATACGATTCAGGAACGGCTCGCCGATCTGCTCTCTGAATCCGGAGTCGATTCCCGTGTCCGTACCCACGACCGACAGAACCGCGACGCCGTCCTCTCATCGTGGAAACGCGACGATTCGACGGTGTTTCTCTCCGTGAAAATGGAGGAAGCACTCGATCTGAAAGATGATCTCGCGCGCTGGCAGGTGCTCTGTAAAGCCCCATTCCCGAACACGCGCGATTCACGGGTCGCCCAACGATTGAAAGAAGGACTGTGGGGTTGGTACTACCGGAGCGCGCTTCGAACGGTCATCCAAGCCTGTGGCCGCGTGGTCCGATCACCGCAGGACTATGGCGCAACCTACCTCGCCGATTCCAGCCTCCTCGATCTGTTCGAACGCGCACGCCACGACGTGCCGCCGTGGTTTAAGGCACAAATCGACCGCATGACAACGCCGACCCTTCCAGCGTTCGATCCACAAGCGGCCGTCACAGACACCGAATCAACGCAACGCCAGCCACAATCAATCGATGATCATCCCTTGGGGGATGTCTGGAATGGGTGA
- a CDS encoding 60S ribosomal export protein NMD3 yields MSSGEFCPRCGDSVEPREEPLPGNPSGRRSRLCNGCFFADFDLVDAPDEFTVRICARCGAVKRGEQWVDVGAEDYTDIAIEETTETLGIHVDAHDVQWMVEPEQIDQNTVVMHCFFSGIVRETPIEADHDVRVRFSRETCTRCSRIAGDYYASTVQIRGEDRSPTDEETTRAIEIAREFVAEREATGDRNAFISEIDEGTEGADIRLSTTRLGRGIADRIQREFGGRVTDSRTLITEDEDGNEVYRVTYAVRLPPYPAGTIIHPEDDDPVLVRSVHGNLKGDRLTTGERYEAASEDGIAPDARRLGHVDDAEETTLVAVEDDNAVQVLDPETYESKTIARPSYLDPDAETVAVLKHRTGLHVLPDDAVER; encoded by the coding sequence ATGAGTTCTGGCGAATTCTGTCCCCGTTGTGGCGACTCGGTTGAGCCACGTGAGGAGCCGCTCCCCGGAAATCCGAGCGGTCGTCGGTCACGGCTCTGTAATGGGTGTTTCTTCGCCGATTTTGACCTCGTGGACGCCCCTGATGAGTTTACTGTCCGCATCTGTGCTCGCTGTGGTGCTGTCAAGCGCGGTGAACAGTGGGTCGATGTGGGCGCAGAGGACTATACAGACATCGCCATCGAAGAGACCACGGAAACGCTCGGTATTCACGTCGATGCCCACGATGTGCAGTGGATGGTCGAACCGGAACAGATCGATCAAAACACCGTCGTGATGCACTGTTTTTTCTCAGGAATCGTCCGCGAGACGCCGATCGAAGCCGACCACGACGTTCGTGTTCGATTCTCACGCGAAACGTGTACCCGCTGTTCGCGCATTGCGGGTGATTACTACGCGAGCACGGTGCAGATTCGGGGCGAAGACCGCAGTCCGACAGACGAGGAAACCACTCGTGCGATCGAAATTGCTCGCGAATTCGTTGCAGAGCGTGAGGCGACTGGCGACCGTAACGCCTTCATCAGCGAGATCGACGAAGGGACCGAAGGAGCCGACATTCGCCTCTCGACGACCCGACTGGGGCGTGGTATTGCTGATCGCATCCAGCGAGAGTTCGGTGGTCGGGTAACAGACTCACGGACGCTCATCACGGAAGATGAGGACGGAAACGAGGTGTATCGAGTCACCTACGCCGTCCGACTGCCGCCGTATCCCGCTGGAACGATTATCCACCCTGAGGACGACGATCCAGTGCTCGTCCGAAGCGTTCACGGGAATCTCAAGGGAGACCGCCTCACGACTGGAGAACGATACGAGGCCGCATCTGAGGACGGTATCGCCCCCGACGCACGCCGTCTCGGCCACGTTGATGACGCAGAAGAGACGACACTCGTTGCAGTCGAAGACGACAACGCTGTTCAGGTCCTCGATCCCGAAACCTACGAATCGAAAACCATCGCTCGTCCGTCCTACCTCGACCCCGATGCAGAGACTGTAGCAGTTCTGAAACACCGAACAGGACTGCACGTGCTGCCAGACGACGCGGTCGAACGCTGA
- a CDS encoding gamma-glutamyltransferase family protein: protein MDSDIDQFGSRRSTVYAHNGVVTTSQPLAASAGLRVLREGGNAFDAAVATAAMLNVVEPTSTGLGGDVFMLYRTADGSVGGMRSCGGAPAGATRERVREALGNERGVAPEEATMPERGPHTVTVPGTARGWELTVERFGRRSFAEVLQPAIQSAIDGYPVSEVIASAWTHAETLFERANARSAYLVGGKRAPRAGETVTLPELGSSLQTIAERGADAVYEGPIADAIVTEVQDAGGFLTMDDLAAFEPELLTPVSASYNGVEVYELPPNNQGLIALEALTIAEELGAGDCEYTSAERVHRFAEATKLAFHDGHRYITDPAYEEIPPLASTAYGRKRAQQVGEKAGEFTFGVPDAHAEDADTVLLCVADNAGNVVSYINSRFAGFGSGLVAGDTGIALQNRGSSFSLNPEHPNRLEPEKRPFHTLIPGLLEFGPDDWAAFGVMGGYMQPQGHVQVVSNLVDYDHSLQAALDAPRWRYRENGRLAVETRIPERIQHGLVRRGHDLSILSPIMFGGAQIARNNHGTLSAATEPRKDGNAVGY from the coding sequence ATGGATTCTGACATCGATCAATTTGGATCGCGCCGATCGACAGTATACGCTCACAACGGGGTCGTCACGACGAGTCAGCCACTCGCAGCGAGCGCAGGACTTCGTGTGCTTCGAGAAGGTGGCAATGCGTTCGATGCAGCCGTTGCGACAGCTGCCATGTTGAACGTCGTCGAGCCCACGAGTACGGGGCTCGGGGGTGATGTGTTCATGCTGTACCGGACTGCCGATGGCTCGGTTGGTGGAATGCGATCGTGTGGTGGTGCACCAGCTGGGGCGACTCGTGAGCGCGTACGAGAAGCGCTCGGGAACGAGCGGGGTGTCGCTCCAGAGGAGGCGACGATGCCCGAACGTGGCCCGCACACGGTGACAGTCCCGGGAACAGCCCGCGGATGGGAGTTGACAGTCGAACGATTCGGTCGGCGGTCATTTGCCGAAGTCCTCCAGCCAGCCATTCAGTCCGCTATCGACGGCTATCCTGTGAGTGAAGTCATTGCGAGCGCGTGGACGCACGCTGAAACGCTGTTCGAGCGTGCTAACGCTCGCTCGGCGTATCTCGTCGGCGGGAAGCGCGCACCGCGAGCTGGCGAGACAGTGACACTTCCTGAACTGGGATCCTCGCTGCAAACGATCGCCGAAAGGGGTGCAGACGCCGTCTACGAAGGTCCGATCGCCGACGCAATCGTTACCGAAGTGCAGGATGCGGGTGGATTTCTCACGATGGATGACCTCGCTGCCTTCGAACCTGAGCTCCTCACACCGGTGAGTGCGTCGTACAACGGAGTTGAGGTGTACGAACTCCCACCGAACAATCAAGGACTGATCGCCCTCGAAGCGCTCACCATTGCAGAAGAACTCGGCGCAGGCGACTGTGAGTATACGAGTGCTGAGCGCGTTCACCGGTTCGCCGAAGCGACGAAACTCGCGTTCCACGACGGACACCGCTACATCACCGATCCCGCGTACGAGGAGATCCCACCGCTCGCCTCAACCGCGTACGGGCGCAAGCGGGCACAACAAGTCGGTGAGAAAGCTGGAGAGTTCACATTCGGTGTTCCCGATGCGCACGCAGAAGACGCGGACACGGTTCTCTTGTGTGTCGCCGACAACGCTGGCAACGTCGTTTCCTATATCAACTCTCGTTTCGCTGGCTTCGGCAGTGGTCTCGTCGCTGGTGATACTGGCATTGCACTCCAGAATCGAGGAAGCTCGTTCTCGCTCAATCCCGAACATCCGAATCGCCTCGAACCCGAAAAGCGTCCGTTCCACACGCTCATTCCGGGACTTCTCGAATTCGGTCCCGACGATTGGGCCGCATTCGGAGTGATGGGTGGGTATATGCAGCCACAGGGACACGTACAGGTTGTCTCCAATCTCGTCGACTACGACCATTCCTTACAAGCGGCGCTTGACGCGCCACGCTGGCGCTACCGCGAGAACGGACGGCTGGCCGTCGAAACACGCATTCCAGAACGCATCCAACACGGTCTCGTTCGGCGCGGTCACGACCTCTCTATCCTCTCACCGATCATGTTCGGTGGGGCACAAATCGCCCGAAATAACCACGGAACACTCTCTGCGGCGACCGAACCGCGAAAAGATGGGAACGCAGTCGGGTACTGA
- the htpX gene encoding zinc metalloprotease HtpX, with the protein MQWKSDWGLRGRMLLTMFLLFAVYIVFIGVLLRYIGPLTILIVIPFLIGQLFFSDKLALYSMGAHEVSEEEYPELHAAVARLSQQADLPKPTVAVSDSRVPNAFATGRSQDSSTVCVTTGIMNTLTKEELEGVLAHELAHVKNRDVMVMTLASFIATIALFVVRWGWLFAGGDDEQGGGALVAIVGSLIAWIVSFFLLRALSRYREYAADRGGAVITGNPSALASALMKISGRMDKVPERDLREQSEMSAFYIIPIKSGVVGRLFSTHPSTEQRVERLREMEREMQFA; encoded by the coding sequence ATGCAGTGGAAATCGGACTGGGGACTGCGTGGGCGGATGCTGCTCACGATGTTCCTATTGTTCGCCGTCTACATCGTGTTCATTGGGGTGCTGCTAAGGTACATTGGTCCATTAACCATCCTCATCGTGATCCCGTTCTTGATTGGTCAGCTCTTCTTCAGTGATAAGCTCGCGCTCTACAGCATGGGTGCACACGAAGTGAGCGAGGAGGAGTATCCCGAACTTCACGCGGCGGTCGCTCGGCTCTCTCAGCAGGCTGACCTTCCCAAGCCGACGGTCGCGGTTTCGGACTCTCGCGTTCCGAACGCGTTCGCAACTGGTCGCTCGCAGGATAGCTCGACTGTCTGCGTGACGACGGGCATCATGAACACATTGACAAAAGAGGAGCTGGAGGGTGTGCTGGCGCACGAACTCGCACACGTCAAGAATCGAGACGTGATGGTGATGACGCTCGCTTCGTTCATCGCAACGATCGCGCTCTTCGTCGTCCGCTGGGGCTGGTTGTTCGCCGGTGGCGATGACGAGCAAGGTGGTGGTGCCCTCGTCGCTATTGTTGGGTCACTCATCGCCTGGATCGTCTCGTTTTTCTTGCTCCGGGCGCTTTCGCGCTACCGCGAGTACGCTGCCGATCGTGGTGGAGCCGTCATCACGGGTAACCCGAGCGCGCTCGCCTCGGCACTCATGAAGATCTCGGGACGGATGGACAAGGTTCCCGAAAGGGACCTCCGCGAGCAGTCCGAGATGAGCGCATTCTACATCATCCCGATCAAAAGTGGCGTCGTTGGACGTCTGTTCAGCACCCATCCCAGTACGGAACAGCGAGTCGAACGACTCCGCGAGATGGAACGGGAAATGCAGTTCGCGTGA
- a CDS encoding metallophosphoesterase, which yields MTTYYFISDLHIGGDEQLREIQFEAELLDFLQHLETVDEDAELIINGDTFGLWEFTELDGMAKFDALLERYPELFEQLRATGAELPITIIPGNHDYELAAHDEYVDRLAAWNVTLEQDVVIRRSVGEQELWIEHGMQEDKNNRCPDFGNPYANPLGYFVNRHFTSKAGQLSGRGRYNWLKDIQSVTPMELIPEWLISNYFYREMNPMLRYAALPFLLMFNVSILYLFLILIDMTGIWSTPILVVHDVLGQLGIVGSLIDTVIAVNLAIVTLLAIVAVPLYVYVRDIRTTLSRFGLLATPDHADPYLDRAQAVFREHPTVAAFIYGHTHQVSFRRVDDRAVINTGTWLKRFTPTSARLGLLPTVFHPSFRLSYFRITAENGTVVVEYDEVDKPNPSELSLLERLVSKRPKRQSEIPDRSVIDR from the coding sequence ATGACGACGTACTACTTCATCAGCGACCTGCACATCGGTGGCGACGAGCAACTCCGTGAGATTCAGTTCGAGGCGGAGTTACTCGACTTTCTTCAGCACCTCGAAACGGTCGACGAAGACGCCGAGTTGATCATCAACGGTGATACATTCGGTCTCTGGGAGTTCACTGAACTCGACGGGATGGCGAAGTTTGATGCGCTTCTCGAACGTTACCCGGAGCTATTCGAGCAACTTCGGGCAACGGGTGCTGAGCTCCCGATCACGATCATTCCCGGCAATCACGATTACGAACTGGCGGCTCACGACGAGTACGTCGACCGGCTCGCCGCGTGGAACGTTACGCTCGAACAGGACGTCGTCATCAGACGATCCGTTGGTGAGCAGGAGCTCTGGATCGAACACGGGATGCAAGAGGACAAGAACAACCGGTGTCCGGATTTCGGCAATCCATACGCAAATCCGCTCGGATACTTCGTGAATCGTCACTTCACGAGCAAGGCCGGCCAGTTATCCGGCCGTGGCCGATACAACTGGCTCAAGGACATCCAGTCAGTGACGCCGATGGAGCTGATTCCCGAGTGGCTCATCTCGAACTACTTCTACAGAGAGATGAACCCGATGCTGCGCTACGCTGCACTCCCCTTTCTGCTCATGTTCAACGTGAGCATACTGTACCTGTTCCTGATTCTCATCGACATGACGGGGATCTGGTCGACACCAATACTCGTTGTTCACGATGTATTGGGACAGCTCGGTATCGTCGGATCCCTCATCGATACAGTCATCGCGGTCAACCTTGCGATCGTTACGCTGCTGGCCATCGTTGCGGTCCCACTGTACGTGTACGTCCGTGACATCCGGACGACGCTCAGTCGGTTCGGTCTTCTCGCTACTCCAGACCACGCTGATCCCTATCTCGATCGCGCACAAGCGGTGTTCAGAGAACATCCCACCGTCGCTGCGTTCATCTACGGGCACACCCATCAGGTATCGTTCCGTCGGGTCGACGATCGGGCAGTCATCAACACAGGGACGTGGCTCAAGCGATTCACCCCGACATCCGCTCGGCTCGGTCTTCTGCCGACAGTCTTTCACCCATCGTTCAGACTGAGCTACTTTCGAATCACTGCCGAGAACGGGACGGTCGTCGTTGAGTACGACGAAGTTGATAAACCGAATCCGTCGGAGCTGTCGCTGCTCGAACGACTCGTCTCGAAGCGACCCAAACGACAATCAGAGATTCCCGATCGGTCAGTTATCGATCGATGA
- the radA gene encoding DNA repair and recombination protein RadA — MAVDLENLPGVGPATAEKLQDNGFDSFQGIAVASPSELSNTADVGESTAHDIIQAAREEADIGGFETGATVLQRRERIGKLETRVPEVDEMLGGGVETQSISEVYGEFGAGKSQITHQLSVNVQLPPEVGGLGGSAVFVDSEDTFRPERIDEMIRGLDDEAIAAAMEDREIEGGPNDEDALKELVQSFLDHIHVAKAFNSNHQILLAEKTKEIASEHEDSEYPVRLVCVDSLTAHFRAEYIGRGELANRQQKLNQHLHDLDRVGNLYNAAVIVTNQVQSNPDAFFGDPTKPIGGNILGHKSTFRVYLRKSKANKRIVKLVDAPNLPDGEAVMRVEGAGLKPE, encoded by the coding sequence ATGGCAGTTGATTTAGAGAATCTCCCGGGTGTCGGGCCGGCTACAGCAGAGAAATTGCAGGACAACGGTTTCGATTCGTTTCAGGGAATCGCGGTCGCCAGCCCGTCTGAGCTGTCGAACACCGCTGATGTTGGCGAGAGCACTGCTCACGACATCATTCAAGCCGCGCGCGAGGAAGCGGATATCGGCGGGTTCGAGACGGGTGCGACAGTGCTTCAACGGCGTGAGCGAATCGGGAAGCTAGAGACACGCGTACCGGAAGTGGACGAGATGCTCGGCGGCGGTGTCGAGACACAATCGATCTCCGAAGTGTACGGCGAGTTCGGAGCTGGCAAGTCACAGATCACCCACCAGCTTTCTGTGAACGTCCAGCTTCCACCGGAAGTGGGTGGACTGGGTGGCAGCGCGGTCTTTGTTGACTCTGAAGACACGTTCCGCCCCGAGCGCATCGACGAGATGATTCGGGGGCTGGACGATGAAGCAATCGCTGCTGCGATGGAGGACCGAGAGATCGAAGGCGGTCCGAACGACGAAGACGCGCTCAAAGAACTCGTCCAGTCGTTCCTCGATCACATTCACGTTGCAAAGGCGTTCAATTCGAACCATCAGATCCTGCTTGCAGAGAAGACCAAGGAGATCGCAAGCGAGCACGAAGATAGCGAGTACCCCGTTCGGTTGGTGTGTGTCGATTCGCTCACGGCACACTTCAGGGCAGAGTACATCGGGCGTGGTGAACTTGCTAACCGCCAGCAGAAGCTCAACCAACATCTTCACGACCTCGACCGGGTCGGGAACCTCTACAACGCCGCCGTGATCGTGACGAATCAGGTGCAGTCGAATCCTGATGCCTTCTTCGGTGATCCGACGAAACCGATCGGCGGGAACATCCTCGGTCACAAATCCACCTTCCGTGTCTACCTCCGCAAGTCAAAGGCAAACAAGCGCATTGTCAAACTAGTCGACGCACCAAATCTCCCAGACGGTGAGGCTGTCATGCGCGTAGAAGGAGCAGGACTCAAACCGGAGTAA